From a region of the Bradyrhizobium sp. KBS0727 genome:
- a CDS encoding 6-phosphofructokinase, with the protein MARKRIGILTGGGDVPGLNAIIKTVTYRGSENDIEVVGFRRGWEALTHLNLDDPTSRSHYLIPLDRENTRTIDRRGGTVLHSSRTNPSKMQKLPDHLVGKDFPVSLSTKGGIAAKTWDLTSQVLANLSGLGIEHLIAIGGDDTLSYAARLNELGVKIIAIPKTMDNDVRNTEYCIGFSTAITRASDAIQRQRTTVGSHERIGIFRVFGRDAGFTALYTAYATSIRCVIPEYKVNLDKLVQLLIEEKRANPSNYALIVLSEGAEWEGYKLQEYGEPDAYGHRKKASVAEALADEIKRRAGEETITSDLTYDLRSGDPDFIDKLVALTFGNMAYDAILEGKTGLMSALVEGRYDLVPIPDARLGPRTLDVASAYNTERYRPIYANKLGLPIFLNRAS; encoded by the coding sequence ATGGCGAGAAAACGCATTGGCATTCTCACGGGCGGCGGCGACGTCCCCGGCCTCAACGCAATCATCAAGACCGTGACTTATCGCGGCAGTGAGAACGACATCGAGGTCGTTGGTTTTCGCCGTGGTTGGGAGGCCCTCACGCACCTGAACCTCGATGACCCGACCAGCAGGTCCCACTACCTCATCCCGCTGGACCGTGAAAACACTCGCACCATCGATCGGCGCGGCGGCACCGTGCTGCACTCGAGCCGCACCAATCCGTCAAAAATGCAAAAGCTGCCCGATCATCTCGTCGGCAAGGACTTTCCAGTCTCCCTGAGCACCAAAGGCGGCATCGCAGCCAAGACGTGGGACCTCACCAGCCAAGTGCTCGCGAACCTCTCGGGGCTCGGCATCGAACATCTGATCGCCATCGGCGGCGACGACACGCTCAGTTATGCGGCCAGACTCAACGAACTCGGCGTCAAGATCATCGCCATCCCCAAGACGATGGACAACGACGTCCGCAACACCGAATACTGCATCGGTTTCTCGACCGCGATCACCCGCGCCAGCGATGCCATCCAGCGGCAGCGTACCACTGTCGGCTCGCACGAGCGAATTGGCATTTTCCGGGTCTTTGGCCGCGATGCCGGATTCACCGCGCTATACACTGCGTACGCGACCTCGATACGATGCGTCATACCGGAGTACAAGGTCAATCTCGACAAACTTGTCCAGTTGCTCATCGAGGAGAAGCGCGCCAACCCAAGCAACTACGCGCTGATCGTGCTCAGCGAGGGCGCCGAGTGGGAGGGCTACAAGCTCCAGGAATACGGCGAGCCCGACGCCTACGGTCACCGCAAGAAGGCCAGCGTGGCCGAAGCGCTTGCCGATGAGATCAAGCGGCGCGCCGGCGAGGAGACGATCACCTCTGACCTCACCTACGACCTGAGATCGGGCGATCCGGACTTCATCGACAAGCTTGTAGCCCTGACTTTCGGTAACATGGCCTACGATGCCATCCTGGAAGGCAAGACCGGCCTCATGTCGGCGCTGGTAGAGGGCCGCTACGACCTCGTGCCCATCCCTGACGCCAGGCTTGGGCCGCGCACATTGGACGTCGCCAGCGCGTACAACACAGAGCGCTACCGTCCCATCTACGCCAACAAGCTGGGGTTGCCGATCTTTCTCAACCGCGCGTCATAG
- a CDS encoding fructose-1,6-bisphosphatase — protein sequence MRMRLTLSVIKADVGSVGGHTKPSSRMMATVEGEVAKAICNGLLIDGFICHTGDDIAIIMTHTRGEGSSEVHQLAWKTFLAATSVAKTSGLYGAGQDLLVDAPSGNIRGAGPAVAELSFDHSLSGSRPAESFMVFAADKCGPGAYNLPLYLAFADPMYCAGLMLPPMIKGFRFHVIDMDNTAGDSVIELDAPADGYHIAALLRDNERFGIDRIVSRTFDEVVVAVSAQRLHSIAGKYTGKDDPVAIVRNQGIFPAPEEIVSPFAKAHFVGGDARGSHVMPLMPVPLNTPVTGLYCLPIVSCAGFSIDKDGRFSESFTDFFDNPAWDEVRRRAQRKAIEMRSQGWSGAAMLPYSELEYGGFRDTVSALVKRFRLREERKPEAAE from the coding sequence ATGCGCATGAGACTCACTCTTTCAGTTATCAAGGCTGACGTTGGCTCCGTTGGCGGGCATACGAAACCGTCCTCACGCATGATGGCAACTGTCGAGGGCGAGGTCGCGAAGGCGATCTGCAATGGTCTACTGATCGACGGTTTCATCTGCCACACCGGCGACGACATTGCGATCATCATGACGCACACACGGGGCGAGGGGAGCTCCGAGGTACATCAACTCGCCTGGAAGACGTTTCTCGCAGCCACGTCGGTTGCGAAAACCTCCGGCCTCTACGGCGCCGGACAGGATCTTCTCGTCGACGCACCTTCGGGAAACATTCGCGGCGCCGGACCGGCCGTCGCCGAGCTCAGCTTCGACCACAGCCTTTCGGGTTCGAGGCCAGCGGAGTCCTTCATGGTATTCGCCGCCGACAAATGCGGCCCCGGCGCCTACAACCTGCCGCTCTACCTCGCCTTCGCCGATCCCATGTATTGCGCCGGGCTGATGCTGCCCCCGATGATCAAGGGTTTCCGTTTCCATGTCATCGACATGGATAATACGGCCGGCGACAGCGTGATCGAACTTGACGCGCCCGCGGACGGCTACCACATTGCCGCGCTGCTCCGCGACAACGAGCGCTTTGGCATCGATCGCATCGTTTCTCGAACGTTTGACGAGGTTGTCGTCGCTGTTTCGGCGCAGCGTCTTCACTCGATCGCAGGCAAGTACACCGGCAAGGACGATCCAGTCGCGATCGTCAGAAACCAGGGGATTTTCCCGGCGCCCGAAGAAATCGTCTCGCCGTTCGCCAAGGCGCACTTCGTAGGCGGGGATGCGCGCGGTTCGCACGTGATGCCGCTCATGCCCGTGCCACTTAACACGCCGGTGACAGGCCTGTACTGCCTGCCGATCGTTTCCTGCGCCGGTTTTTCGATCGACAAGGACGGCCGCTTTTCGGAGTCCTTTACCGATTTCTTCGACAACCCGGCGTGGGACGAGGTCCGCCGGCGTGCCCAGCGCAAGGCAATCGAGATGCGCAGCCAGGGCTGGTCTGGCGCCGCGATGCTGCCCTATTCCGAGCTGGAGTATGGCGGCTTCCGAGACACTGTGTCCGCACTGGTGAAGCGTTTTCGTCTGCGCGAGGAGCGCAAGCCGGAAGCGGCCGAGTAG
- a CDS encoding HutD family protein yields the protein MTNEGRLKLLRAHEHRRMPWKNGGGVTTEIAVAPPDASLASFDWRVSTAEVASDGAFSLFPGIDRTLLLLEGQGMRLQVGDRSPLTLVVGGEPAIFPGDSPASASLVDGPIRDLNVMTRRGHFSHSVSVVDFAGSTSLRAAADISLLLLRHGRISLHSPHGAAELEPGDAVIDEAARAGDPLRCEGAGVLYHVSILRA from the coding sequence GTGACGAACGAAGGCCGGCTGAAGCTGTTGCGTGCGCATGAGCATCGGCGCATGCCGTGGAAGAATGGCGGCGGCGTAACGACCGAGATTGCCGTGGCTCCGCCGGATGCGTCGCTGGCATCGTTCGACTGGCGCGTCAGCACGGCTGAAGTGGCAAGCGATGGCGCGTTCTCGCTGTTTCCAGGCATCGACCGCACGCTGCTGCTGCTCGAAGGCCAGGGGATGAGGCTGCAGGTTGGCGATCGATCGCCGCTGACCCTGGTCGTCGGCGGCGAGCCAGCGATCTTCCCCGGCGACAGTCCGGCGTCGGCGTCATTGGTCGATGGCCCGATCCGCGACCTCAATGTGATGACCCGCCGCGGCCACTTCTCGCACAGCGTAAGCGTGGTCGATTTCGCCGGAAGCACAAGCCTGCGGGCCGCGGCCGATATTTCCCTGCTGTTGCTGAGGCATGGCCGGATCAGCCTTCATTCGCCGCATGGCGCGGCAGAACTGGAGCCGGGCGATGCCGTCATCGACGAAGCCGCACGGGCAGGGGATCCGCTGAGGTGCGAAGGCGCGGGCGTGCTGTATCACGTGTCGATCCTGCGAGCGTGA
- the hutU gene encoding urocanate hydratase — protein MNARLDNDRTIRAPRGSEISAKSWLTEAPLRMLMNNLDPDVAEKPSELVVYGGIGRAARDWNSFDRIVSALRKLDADQTLVVQSGKPVGIFRTHPDAPRVLIANSNLVPHWATLDHFNHLDKLGLMMFGQMTAGSWIYIGSQGIVQGTYETFVEVGRRHYGGSLAGKWILTAGLGGMGGAQPLAATMAGASMLAVECQPSRIEMRLRTGYLDRRAETLDQALAIMAEAAQTGKPISVGLLGNAADIFPELVRRGVRPDIVTDQTSAHDPINGYLPKGWTLAEWESRREADPKAVEAAAKTSMVGHVQAMLDFHARGIPTLDYGNNIRQMAQDMGLKNAFDFPGFVPAYIRPLFCRGIGPFRWAALSGDPEDIFRTDAKVKELIPDNKHLHNWLDMAKARIKFQGLPARICWVGLGDRDRLGLAFNEMVARGELKAPIVIGRDHLDSGSVASPNRETEAMRDGSDAVSDWPLLNALLNCASGATWVSLHHGGGVGIGYSQHAGMVIVADGTPEAARRIARVLWNDPATGVMRHADAGYETAIACAREHGLDLPGLT, from the coding sequence ATGAACGCCCGATTGGACAACGACCGCACGATCCGCGCGCCCCGCGGGTCCGAGATCAGCGCCAAGAGCTGGCTCACGGAAGCGCCGTTGCGCATGCTGATGAACAATCTCGATCCTGACGTGGCGGAAAAGCCTAGCGAACTCGTCGTCTACGGCGGCATCGGCCGCGCTGCCCGTGACTGGAACAGCTTTGACCGGATCGTTTCGGCTTTGCGAAAGCTCGATGCCGACCAGACGCTGGTCGTGCAGTCCGGCAAGCCTGTCGGAATCTTCCGTACCCATCCCGACGCACCGCGTGTGCTGATCGCGAATTCGAACCTGGTGCCGCACTGGGCGACGCTCGATCACTTCAACCATCTGGACAAGCTCGGACTAATGATGTTCGGGCAGATGACGGCCGGGTCCTGGATCTACATCGGCAGCCAGGGCATCGTGCAGGGCACGTATGAAACATTCGTCGAAGTGGGCCGGCGCCACTATGGCGGCAGCCTTGCGGGCAAGTGGATATTGACGGCGGGTCTCGGCGGCATGGGCGGCGCCCAGCCGTTGGCTGCGACCATGGCCGGGGCATCGATGCTGGCGGTCGAATGCCAGCCGAGCCGCATCGAGATGCGGTTGCGCACCGGCTATCTCGACCGGCGGGCCGAAACGCTGGATCAAGCGCTCGCGATCATGGCGGAGGCGGCACAGACCGGGAAGCCGATCTCGGTCGGCCTGCTTGGCAATGCCGCCGATATTTTCCCGGAGCTGGTCCGGCGTGGCGTGCGGCCCGACATCGTCACCGACCAGACCAGCGCGCACGATCCGATCAACGGCTATCTGCCCAAGGGATGGACGCTGGCGGAGTGGGAGTCGAGGCGCGAGGCCGACCCGAAAGCGGTTGAAGCGGCGGCCAAGACCTCCATGGTCGGCCATGTCCAGGCCATGCTGGATTTCCACGCCCGGGGTATCCCCACGCTCGACTATGGCAACAACATCCGCCAGATGGCGCAGGACATGGGGCTGAAGAACGCGTTCGATTTCCCGGGCTTCGTTCCGGCCTACATCCGCCCGCTGTTCTGTCGCGGGATCGGGCCGTTCCGGTGGGCGGCGCTCTCGGGCGATCCCGAAGACATTTTCCGGACCGACGCCAAGGTCAAGGAGCTGATTCCGGACAACAAGCACCTTCACAACTGGCTCGACATGGCGAAGGCGCGGATCAAGTTCCAGGGGCTGCCGGCGCGGATCTGCTGGGTAGGCCTCGGCGATCGCGATCGGCTCGGCCTGGCGTTCAACGAAATGGTGGCGCGGGGGGAGTTGAAGGCGCCGATCGTCATCGGCCGCGATCATCTCGACAGCGGCTCGGTTGCGAGCCCGAACCGGGAAACCGAAGCCATGCGCGACGGCTCGGATGCGGTGTCCGACTGGCCGCTGCTCAACGCGCTGCTCAACTGCGCGAGCGGGGCGACGTGGGTCTCGCTGCATCACGGCGGCGGCGTTGGCATCGGTTATTCCCAGCACGCCGGCATGGTGATCGTGGCCGACGGTACGCCGGAGGCCGCGCGCCGGATCGCGCGGGTACTGTGGAACGACCCGGCAACGGGGGTCATGCGCCACGCCGATGCGGGCTATGAAACCGCGATTGCCTGTGCCCGGGAGCATGGGCTCGATCTGCCCGGTCTGACTTGA
- the hutH gene encoding histidine ammonia-lyase, whose protein sequence is MSGAATSIVVSPGRVGLDDLAQVLAGASVVLDPSFWPRVEAACVIVSKAARADTPAYGINTGFGKLASKRIAPDQTELLQRNLIVSHCCGVGRPTPEAIVRLMMALKIVSLGRGASGVRRQVIEQLQAMLARGVYPLVPQQGSVGASGDLAPLAHMTAVMIGEGQATIDGRLVPGREALAAAGLAPLTLGPKEGLALINGTQFSTAYAISGLLRAHGLLCAALVTGALSVDAAMASTAPFRSEIQQLRGHAGQIAAGAALTALLEGSDIRKSHLEGDERVQDPYCLRCQPQVAGAALDLLIQAARTLTIEANAVTDNPLVLVESGEIVSGGNFHAEPVAFAADQMALALSEIGAISERRIATLVDPALNFGLPPFLTPEPGVNSGFMIAEVTAAALYAENKQRAAACSIDSTPTSANQEDHVSMAAHAARRLSDMADNLANIVGIELLAAAQGIGLRAPHTTSPALAAVVAVLRELVPALGHDRYMADDLAKATALVEAGALPAAALSVLPTNPFPTLAEKGLS, encoded by the coding sequence ATGAGCGGCGCGGCAACATCGATTGTCGTTTCGCCCGGAAGGGTTGGTCTCGACGATCTGGCGCAGGTGCTGGCGGGCGCGAGCGTTGTGCTCGATCCGTCATTCTGGCCGCGCGTGGAGGCCGCTTGCGTCATTGTTTCGAAAGCCGCGCGCGCGGATACGCCCGCGTACGGAATCAATACCGGATTCGGCAAGTTGGCGTCGAAGCGCATCGCCCCGGATCAGACCGAGCTGCTGCAGCGCAACCTTATCGTGTCGCATTGCTGCGGGGTGGGACGGCCGACGCCGGAGGCCATCGTTCGTCTGATGATGGCGCTGAAGATCGTCTCGCTGGGACGCGGCGCTTCCGGTGTGCGGCGGCAGGTGATCGAGCAACTCCAGGCCATGCTGGCGCGAGGCGTTTATCCGCTGGTGCCGCAGCAGGGGTCGGTAGGCGCATCCGGCGACCTGGCGCCGCTGGCGCATATGACCGCGGTCATGATCGGCGAAGGTCAGGCCACGATCGACGGCAGGCTTGTCCCGGGTCGAGAGGCACTCGCCGCCGCTGGACTTGCGCCGTTGACGCTCGGGCCCAAGGAAGGTCTTGCCTTGATTAACGGGACGCAGTTTTCGACGGCCTATGCCATTTCCGGTCTGTTGCGCGCTCACGGCCTGCTCTGCGCGGCGCTGGTGACCGGCGCGTTGTCGGTCGATGCGGCTATGGCTTCCACGGCGCCGTTTCGTTCCGAGATCCAGCAATTGCGGGGACATGCCGGGCAGATCGCGGCCGGCGCGGCCCTGACCGCGTTGCTGGAGGGTAGCGACATTCGCAAATCGCATCTCGAAGGTGACGAGCGAGTGCAGGATCCCTACTGCCTGCGGTGCCAGCCGCAGGTCGCCGGCGCCGCGCTGGACCTGTTGATACAAGCTGCCCGCACGCTGACCATCGAGGCCAACGCCGTTACGGATAATCCGCTGGTGCTGGTCGAGAGCGGAGAAATCGTCTCGGGTGGAAATTTTCACGCCGAACCGGTCGCGTTCGCCGCCGACCAGATGGCGCTAGCATTGTCCGAGATCGGCGCCATCAGCGAGCGGCGGATTGCCACGCTGGTCGATCCCGCACTGAATTTCGGCCTGCCGCCGTTCCTGACGCCTGAGCCGGGCGTCAACTCCGGATTCATGATCGCCGAAGTGACGGCCGCCGCGCTCTATGCCGAGAACAAGCAGCGCGCGGCGGCCTGTTCGATCGATTCGACGCCGACCAGTGCCAACCAGGAAGATCACGTGTCGATGGCCGCGCACGCGGCGCGACGGTTGTCGGACATGGCCGACAATCTCGCCAACATTGTCGGCATCGAACTGCTGGCTGCCGCGCAGGGCATCGGGCTGCGCGCCCCGCACACGACCAGTCCCGCGCTGGCGGCGGTTGTCGCCGTGCTGCGTGAACTGGTGCCCGCGCTCGGCCACGACCGCTACATGGCCGACGATCTCGCGAAGGCAACGGCGCTGGTGGAAGCCGGCGCCTTGCCTGCGGCCGCGCTGTCGGTGCTTCCAACAAATCCGTTTCCAACGCTTGCCGAGAAAGGTCTGTCATGA
- the hutI gene encoding imidazolonepropionase, which produces MAERFDRIWHNARLATVRADIPDLGVIEHGVVAARDGRIIFAGARSDFPVDVDAVERIDCAGRWITPGLVDCHTHLVFGGNRAHEFELRLQGASYEEIARAGGGIVSTVAATRAASEADLVAGALPRLDALIGEGVTTLEIKSGYGLNTETEMRQLSAVRAVGRSRPVTIRTTFLGAHALPPEAGGDKDRYIDLVCREMLPAVARAGLADAVDAFMEGIAFSAEQTARVFRAAKALGLPVKLHADQLSNLGGAVLASEFSALSADHLEHTDEAGAAAMARAGTVAVLLPGAFYFIRETTKPPVELFRAHGVSMALATDCNPGSSPLTSLLLVMNMAATLFRMTVAECLAGVTREGARALGLLGETGTLEAGKWCDLAIWDIDRPAELAYRIGFNPLHCRVWRGQ; this is translated from the coding sequence ATGGCCGAGCGCTTCGATCGAATCTGGCACAACGCCCGGCTCGCCACGGTGCGGGCGGATATACCCGACCTTGGTGTGATCGAGCACGGCGTGGTCGCGGCGCGCGACGGCCGCATCATCTTCGCAGGCGCGCGCTCTGATTTTCCTGTGGATGTCGACGCAGTGGAGCGGATCGATTGCGCGGGGCGGTGGATCACGCCCGGTCTGGTCGATTGTCATACCCACCTGGTGTTCGGCGGAAACCGCGCGCACGAATTCGAACTGCGGCTGCAGGGGGCAAGCTACGAAGAGATCGCGCGGGCGGGCGGCGGCATTGTCTCGACGGTCGCCGCGACCCGGGCTGCGAGCGAGGCCGACCTTGTCGCCGGCGCACTGCCCAGGCTCGACGCCCTGATTGGCGAGGGCGTGACGACGCTGGAAATCAAGTCCGGCTATGGGCTCAATACGGAAACCGAAATGCGCCAGCTGTCCGCGGTGCGCGCGGTCGGCCGCAGCCGGCCGGTGACGATCCGGACCACGTTTCTCGGTGCGCATGCGCTGCCTCCGGAAGCCGGAGGCGACAAGGACCGCTACATCGACCTTGTTTGCCGGGAGATGTTGCCGGCCGTGGCGCGTGCCGGACTGGCCGATGCCGTCGACGCCTTCATGGAAGGCATTGCATTCTCGGCAGAGCAGACGGCGCGCGTGTTCCGCGCGGCGAAGGCCCTTGGATTGCCGGTCAAGCTGCATGCGGATCAATTGTCGAACCTCGGCGGTGCGGTGCTTGCTTCGGAATTTTCCGCGCTATCCGCCGATCATCTCGAGCACACCGATGAGGCCGGCGCAGCGGCCATGGCGCGGGCGGGAACGGTGGCCGTGCTGCTGCCGGGCGCGTTCTACTTCATTCGCGAGACGACGAAACCTCCGGTAGAGCTGTTCCGGGCTCACGGCGTCAGCATGGCGCTGGCCACCGACTGCAACCCCGGCAGTTCGCCGCTGACGTCGCTGCTGCTGGTCATGAACATGGCTGCAACGCTGTTCCGGATGACCGTTGCCGAATGTCTCGCCGGCGTGACGCGCGAAGGCGCGCGCGCGCTGGGTCTTCTCGGCGAAACCGGCACGCTCGAAGCGGGCAAATGGTGCGATCTCGCGATCTGGGACATCGACCGGCCGGCCGAGCTCGCTTACCGGATCGGCTTCAACCCGCTGCACTGCCGGGTCTGGAGGGGGCAATGA
- a CDS encoding formimidoylglutamate deiminase, producing the protein MLTLHFESALLPSGWADDVQLVVTDGTITKVTAGVAPGTQNERHALAIPGIASLHSHAFQRGMAGLAETRGTAADTFWTWREVMYRFALAMTPDDTEAVATWLYTEMLEQGFTRVGEFHYLHHDRDGARYANPAEMATRIARAAEITGIGLTLLPSFYAHSSFGGAMPHPGQRRFISSIDQFADLVAATRAAVRALPGANVGIAPHSLRAVTPDELTAIVPLAENGPVHIHAAEQVKEVEECIAWSGRRPVEWLLDHAPLDQRWCLIHATHMTAAETAALARSGAVAGLCPVTEASLGDGIFPGREFLDAGGRFGVGTDSNVLVGVADELRQLEYGQRLKHRERNVLSGGPGVSTGRALLDAALAGGAQALAQPVAGLQAGARADIVTLDAGHPSLAGRHGDAVLDGWIFAAGPGVVDCVWAGGSKVVEGGRHRLRQQAREIFNATVRRLAA; encoded by the coding sequence ATGTTAACTCTGCATTTCGAATCCGCGCTGCTCCCTTCGGGGTGGGCCGATGACGTGCAGCTGGTTGTGACCGACGGAACCATCACGAAGGTCACCGCCGGCGTTGCGCCGGGCACCCAGAATGAACGCCACGCGTTGGCAATCCCCGGAATAGCGAGCCTGCACAGCCATGCGTTCCAGCGCGGCATGGCCGGACTCGCTGAAACGCGCGGTACGGCTGCCGATACGTTCTGGACCTGGCGCGAGGTGATGTATCGGTTTGCATTGGCAATGACGCCGGACGATACCGAAGCCGTCGCAACCTGGCTCTATACCGAAATGCTGGAGCAAGGCTTCACGCGCGTCGGGGAATTCCACTATCTCCATCACGACCGCGACGGCGCGCGCTATGCCAATCCGGCCGAGATGGCGACACGCATCGCGCGCGCCGCCGAGATCACCGGTATTGGACTCACGCTGTTGCCGAGTTTCTACGCGCACAGCTCATTTGGCGGAGCCATGCCGCATCCCGGCCAGCGCCGGTTCATTTCCTCGATCGATCAGTTCGCCGACCTGGTTGCCGCGACACGCGCTGCCGTCCGGGCGCTGCCCGGCGCCAATGTCGGCATTGCGCCGCACAGTCTGCGGGCTGTGACACCCGACGAATTGACGGCCATCGTGCCCTTGGCGGAAAATGGACCGGTGCATATCCATGCCGCCGAACAGGTCAAGGAAGTTGAGGAATGCATCGCCTGGTCGGGCCGACGCCCGGTTGAATGGCTGCTTGACCATGCGCCGCTCGATCAGCGCTGGTGCCTCATCCATGCGACCCACATGACGGCGGCGGAGACCGCCGCGCTTGCCAGGAGCGGCGCGGTTGCCGGGCTCTGCCCGGTGACCGAGGCAAGCCTCGGCGACGGTATTTTTCCGGGCCGCGAATTCCTCGACGCGGGCGGCCGGTTCGGCGTCGGCACGGATTCCAATGTCCTGGTCGGCGTCGCCGACGAGCTACGCCAGCTCGAATACGGCCAGCGGCTGAAGCACCGCGAGCGCAACGTACTGTCCGGCGGTCCCGGCGTCTCGACCGGTCGCGCGCTGCTCGACGCCGCGCTCGCCGGCGGCGCTCAAGCGTTGGCTCAGCCGGTGGCCGGACTGCAGGCCGGCGCGCGCGCCGACATCGTGACCCTCGACGCCGGTCATCCGTCGCTGGCCGGGCGCCACGGCGATGCGGTGCTCGACGGCTGGATTTTCGCGGCAGGTCCGGGGGTCGTCGATTGCGTCTGGGCCGGCGGCAGCAAGGTGGTTGAAGGCGGACGTCACCGGCTCCGCCAGCAGGCGCGCGAAATCTTCAACGCGACGGTGCGGAGGCTCGCGGCATGA
- the hutC gene encoding histidine utilization repressor has translation MSLPARRVNSQSDDKPTLYKQIRRDIERRILTGEWPPGHRIPFEHELMERYGCARMTVSKALSELAQADLIERRRRAGTFVRRPTLLSAVLKIADIRAEITALGRSYGYQLIQCSRRAANATDRARLGVRKTGKVVAITSRHSADGVPFAIEDRLIDLDAVPEAATADFAIEPPGSWLLHHVPWTEAEHAISAIAADEDSASALDIAVGAPCLVIERHTWRSERTLTAVRLVYPGESHKLVARFKGG, from the coding sequence ATGAGCCTCCCCGCGCGTCGCGTCAATTCCCAATCCGACGACAAACCGACGCTCTACAAGCAGATCCGGCGCGACATCGAGCGCCGTATCCTGACCGGCGAATGGCCGCCGGGGCACCGCATTCCGTTCGAACACGAGCTGATGGAGCGCTATGGCTGCGCGCGAATGACGGTAAGCAAGGCGCTATCGGAACTGGCCCAAGCCGATCTAATCGAGCGGCGAAGGCGGGCCGGCACCTTTGTCCGCCGTCCCACGTTGCTGTCGGCAGTGTTGAAGATTGCCGACATCCGCGCCGAGATTACCGCCCTCGGCCGCAGCTACGGCTATCAGTTGATTCAATGTTCCCGCCGCGCCGCGAACGCCACTGATAGGGCCCGTCTCGGCGTGCGCAAAACCGGCAAGGTGGTCGCAATCACCAGCCGTCACAGCGCCGATGGCGTGCCGTTCGCGATCGAGGACCGGCTGATCGATCTCGACGCGGTGCCCGAGGCGGCGACGGCCGATTTTGCGATCGAACCGCCCGGCTCGTGGCTGCTGCATCATGTCCCCTGGACGGAAGCCGAGCACGCGATCAGCGCCATCGCGGCTGACGAGGATTCGGCATCCGCGCTGGACATCGCAGTTGGCGCGCCCTGCCTCGTGATCGAGCGGCACACCTGGCGCAGCGAACGGACACTGACCGCGGTGCGCCTCGTCTATCCCGGCGAATCTCACAAACTGGTTGCCCGCTTCAAAGGCGGCTGA
- a CDS encoding ABC transporter substrate-binding protein yields MRSLGMFAAAAALLVSAPAVADDVKVGIGLSGWTGFAPLTLANQAGIFKKNGLDVTIKKIPQKDRHLAVASGDIQCAATTVETWISWNANGVATKQIFQLDKSYGADGMVTRNDIASIKDLKGKTVAASAPGTAPYFTLAWMLKKNGLSLKDVTVVNLEPAAAAQAFVSGQNDAALTYEPYLSTVRTAPDKGKIIATTLDYPMIMDTFGCTPKFLTENPKAAKALADSYFEAVAMIEKDQAKSYEIMGADVKQSGEQFGNSAKYLRWQDKAANQKFFAGEFQAFTKEAADLLLEIGIIKAIPKTEDLFDASFIK; encoded by the coding sequence ATGCGAAGTCTTGGAATGTTTGCGGCAGCCGCCGCCTTGCTGGTGTCCGCACCAGCCGTCGCCGACGACGTGAAGGTCGGCATCGGACTCTCGGGATGGACCGGCTTTGCGCCGCTCACGCTCGCCAATCAGGCCGGTATCTTCAAGAAGAACGGCCTTGATGTGACGATCAAGAAGATCCCGCAGAAGGATCGGCATCTGGCTGTTGCGTCGGGCGACATCCAGTGCGCGGCGACCACGGTCGAAACCTGGATCTCCTGGAACGCCAACGGCGTTGCCACCAAGCAGATCTTCCAGCTCGACAAGAGCTACGGTGCCGACGGCATGGTCACGCGCAACGATATCGCATCGATCAAGGACCTGAAGGGCAAGACGGTCGCAGCGTCCGCGCCCGGCACCGCGCCCTACTTCACGCTGGCCTGGATGCTCAAGAAGAACGGGCTTTCGCTCAAGGACGTCACCGTGGTGAACCTGGAGCCGGCAGCGGCGGCGCAGGCCTTCGTGTCCGGCCAGAACGATGCCGCGCTGACCTACGAGCCTTATCTCTCGACGGTGCGCACTGCCCCCGACAAGGGCAAAATCATCGCCACTACCCTCGACTATCCGATGATCATGGACACCTTCGGCTGCACGCCAAAGTTCCTGACCGAGAATCCGAAAGCCGCCAAGGCGCTGGCCGACAGCTATTTCGAGGCGGTCGCGATGATCGAAAAGGACCAGGCCAAGTCCTACGAGATCATGGGCGCCGATGTGAAGCAGTCCGGCGAGCAGTTCGGCAATTCGGCAAAATACCTGCGCTGGCAGGACAAGGCCGCGAACCAGAAATTCTTCGCAGGCGAATTCCAGGCTTTCACCAAGGAAGCCGCCGACCTCTTGCTCGAGATCGGTATCATCAAAGCGATCCCGAAGACCGAAGACCTCTTTGACGCGAGCTTCATCAAGTAG